The following coding sequences are from one Triticum aestivum cultivar Chinese Spring chromosome 5A, IWGSC CS RefSeq v2.1, whole genome shotgun sequence window:
- the LOC123103833 gene encoding protein GAMETE EXPRESSED 2 isoform X1, translated as MFLCTQSHQGQLECRDSYGYGGTARPFARNTSRRLPPCTCSCTPRRILLSLPPRPSPATERNASLHVQSGSKSMANRAALSPRPILAISLLLCLAPLRPTAAQEQWPQYPITPRPAFMFRWVDDNGSFRAGDTATVMITSFYIPDANVSEVRRKAAFKVTLHGHGDKAGNSSYLTDVAVHLEGDLPSWNITLVPLRAGDFVALFEEERFFLGVDTLNFAVAARDVSPSASLASWTHLGGRRVAAGSRAFVSVFPRDALGNGLPRGADMPFGNWYFAVSWSYVNGTPVQFSGLEYNGWTEDACMSIEFVPTLAGDFLVHVHADNTKLRGSPLPLTVKPGLIDIAKSTAEWKHGTNAVQIFSKLEIFINQRDSFGNLVPGIHSFDAAVVESASRLSVPVGGLRIEAVAEGIQRLSFDVVEPGEFVLTIFETHLKQRLSDTVYVYHVFVGYCDGSKSIVNGSGLVQSVAGSPSSFMVYLVDQYGSPSPIDTKMLRVQILSRNGTSGVNPVITPVREPNETISTDGQTSNFNVSYAPEIAGEYEIWVLCGNVALNDGKPYNMTVSPGAVDTSLSTAPIFDPKAKRSVRNNVTVRLVDSFMNPVVSLEPKLRLQLTSANVTAPMNASSFTAGEFVNNRDGSYTAHYVARYLGLYGMCILFDSRQLAPCPFQVLVLPDEYFSEVREDHISVWEDESVSFDILSNDYIAVGLADVVNLSSPLHGAVLQYNPGYRYTPFERFFGNDSFSYTVSDKHGNVVSGTVFISVLCRPPQFISLPKQLHVTEDIIGPKFGGFPGIEMTYSDTSENISVTVRAQHGNVLLAPVPMKLQHLLDDTLSISRVGRSSQALKIQGVVEEINGALKYLQYIGNQDFYGDDVIMLYARNRNGRHRDELHVSVEPVNDPPVILAPKSIFLGGKESRDGYQIFDKQRDPFEFSIVEPDLRWYPGNKSHLLLVLSLEVFEGTLMMTLPASLVGRAELKTGGSNQWQSLQTYVAIAHHLVLRGTGIRLRLDVADCNSAMRRLFYQGGPSHATSLSITVNDLGNYGCYPDCSEMMSRPLQAEKTVQLSKRKAMNSTRAILTGSAIAIEILAMLCLGGVLLYFLVKCMCALRIERTRGRPGNEVRTSERTMSHQLMSSSPSDDAGYSSAPAAVLSMGGNRSGFRQRSCRSWKQQELEMQQLSGIRNDGNQDDQPVVDKDK; from the exons ATGTTTCTTTGTACACAGTCACACCAAGGCCAGTTGGAATGCAGGGACTCTTACGGTTACGGTGGTACTGCCCGCCCCTTCGCACGCAACACCAGCCGGCGGTTGCCGCCTTGCACTTGCAGTTGCACTCCCCGCCGCATTCTTCTTTCCCTCCCTCCACGACCATCTCCAGCAACCGAACGAAACGCATCCCTCCACGTCCAAAGCGGAAGCAAATCCATGGCGAACCGGGCCGCGCTCTCGCCGCGCCCGATCCTAGCCATCTCCCTCCTCCTGTGCCTGGCGCCGCTGCGCCCCACGGCCGCGCAGGAGCAATGGCCGCAATACCCCATCACGCCGCGGCCGGCGTTCATGTTCCGATGGGTGGACGACAACGGGTCGTTCCGGGCCGGCGACACCGCGACCGTCATGATCACCTCTTTCTACATCCCCGACGCCAACGTCTCCGAGGTGCGGCGCAAGGCGGCCTTCAAGGTCACCCTGCACGGCCACGGCGACAAGGCCGGCAACAGCAGCTACCTCACCGACGTCGCCGTGCACCTCGAGGGCGACCTGCCGTCCTGGAACATCACCCTCGTGCCCTTGCGGGCCGGGGACTTCGTCGCGCTCTTCGAGGAGGAGCGGTTCTTCCTCGGCGTGGACACGCTCaacttcgccgtcgccgcccgggacGTGAGCCCGTCCGCCTCCCTGGCCTCCTGGACGCACCTCGGCGGCCGCCGCGTCGCCGCCGGGTCCAGGGCGTTCGTGTCTGTCTTCCCCAGGGACGCGCTCGGCAACGGCCTCCCGCGGGGAGCCGACATGCCCTTCGGCAACTGGTACTTCGCCGTGTCCTGGTCCTACGTCAACGGGACGCCCGTCCAGTTCTCGGGCCTCGAGTACAACGGCTGGACGGAGGACGCGTGCATGAGCATCGAGTTCGTGCCGACTCTCGCCGGGGACTTCCTGGTGCACGTTCATGCCGACAACACCAAACTGCGCGGCTCGCCATTGCCGCTCACAGTGAAGCCAG GACTCATCGACATTGCGAAAAGCACGGCCGAGTGGAAGCATGGAACGAACGCCGTGCAGATATTCTCCAAGCTGGAGATCTTCATAAACCAGAGGGATTCGTTCGGAAACCTCGTCCCGGGGATCCACTCATTCGATGCTGCGGTGGTGGAGAGCGCCTCAAGGCTGTCGGTCCCGGTAGGGGGGCTCCGGATCGAAGCTGTCGCCGAGGGAATCCAGCGGCTCTCCTTCGACGTCGTGGAGCCCGGGGAGTTTGTGCTCACAATCTTTGAAACTCACCTCAAGCAGAGGCTTTCCGATACGGTGTACGTGTATCATGTCTTTGTAG GGTATTGCGACGGATCGAAAAGCATTGTTAATGGTTCTGGTTTGGTGCAATCTGTTGCTggctcaccatcatcattcatggTTTACCTGGTGGATCAGTATGGAAGCCCTTCTCCGATTGATACCAAAATGCTGCGAGTGCAAATTCTGAGCAGAAATGGCACGTCTGGTGTAAACCCAGTTATAACACCTGTAAGAGAACCAAATG AGACGATATCCACGGATGGACAAACAAGTAATTTCAATGTCTCGTATGCTCCTGAAATTGCCGGCGAGTATGAAATTTGGGTGTTGTGTGGGAACGTAGCGCTGAATGATGGAAAACCCTATAACATGACAGTCTCACCAG GTGCAGTTGACACATCTTTATCAACCGCTCCAATATTTGATCCAAAAGCCAAAAGATCAGTCAGAAACAATGTAACCGTTCGACTTGTCGACTCATTCATGAACCCAGTGGTATCTCTGGAGCCCAAACTGAGGCTTCAGCTAACATCTGCAAATGTAACGGCCCCGATGAACGCGTCAAGTTTCACCGCGGGGGAATTTGTCAACAACAGAGATGGATCATATACTGCTCATTATGTGGCTAGGTATCTTGGTTTATATGGCATGTGCATTCTGTTTGACAGCAGGCAGCTGGCTCCTTGTCCATTCCAGGTCCTTGTTCTTCCCG ACGAATACTTCTCTGAAGTTCGGGAAGATCACATTTCAGTTTGGGAGGATGAATCTGTTTCCTTTGATATCTTGTCAAATGACTACATTGCAGTAGGACTAGCTGACGTAGTTAATTTATCTTCA CCACTCCATGGAGCAGTCCTACAGTACAACCCGGGCTATCGCTACACACCTTTTGAACGGTTTTTTGGGAATGACTCCTTTTCATACACAGTATCTGATAAGCATGGCAACGTTGTCAGTGGCACAGTGTTCATATCTGTTCTGTGCAGACCACCTCAGTTCATCTCTTTGCCCAAACAACTGCATGTTACAGAAGATATAATTGGCCCAAAGTTTGG CGGGTTTCCGGGGATTGAAATGACATATTCAGACACATCAGAGAACATATCGGTTACAGTGAGAGCGCAGCACGGCAATGTTCTTCTTGCTCCAGTGCCAATGAAACTTCAACATCTATTAGATGATACGCTTTCAATCAGCAGGGTAGGCAGGTCTAGCCAAGCCTTGAAAATACAAGGGGTGGTGGAGGAAATAAATGGAGCGCTAAAATATCTTCAGTATATCGG AAACCAAGACTTCTACGGAGATGATGTTATAATGCTATATGCGAGGAACAGGAATGGTAGGCATCGTGATGAGTTACACGTCTCCGTGGAGCCGGTCAATGATCCTCCGGTTATACTGGCTCCGAAATCAATTTTCTTGGGTGGAAAAGAATCAAGAGATGGATATCAAATCTTTGACAAGCAGAGAGACCCATTTGAGTTCTCAATCGTCGAACCAGATCTTCGTTGGTACCCAG GGAACAAGTCTCACCTTCTGCTAGTGCTCTCCTTGGAAGTCTTTGAAGGAACCTTGATGATGACATTGCCAGCCAGTCTCGTCGGCAGGGCAGAGCTCAAGACTGGTGGCAGTAACCAGTGGCAGTCGCTTCAGACCTATGTGGCCATTGCACATCACTTGGTCTTGAGAGGAACTGGCATCAGGCTCCGCTTGGATGTCGCTGACTGCAACAGCGCAATGCGCCGGCTCTTTTACCAG GGTGGTCCAAGCCATGCCACAAGCTTATCCATCACCGTAAACGACCTGGGGAACTATGGGTGCTACCCAGATTGTTCAGAGATGATGTCAAGGCCATTGCAAGCAGAGAAGACTGTCCAGCTGAGCAAAAGGAAAGCAATGAACTCAACAAGAGCCATCT TGACCGGATCGGCAATCGCAATCGAGATCCTGGCAATGCTGTGCCTTGGCGGGGTTCTCCTGTATTTCCTTGTGAAATGCATGTGTGCCCTGAGGATTGAACGAACAAGAGGCCGCCCCGGCAATGAAGTTCGCACATCAGAACGAACCATGTCCCATCAACTT ATGAGTTCGTCACCCTCGGATGATGCTGGATATAGCTCTGCACCTGCAGCGGTGCTCTCCATGGGTGGAAACAGATCGGGTTTTAGGCAGCG GTCTTGTAGGTCATGGAAGCAGCAAGAACTGGAAATGCAGCAGTTATCTGGGATCAGAAACGATGGAAACCAAGATGATCAGCCTGTCGTAGACAAGGACAAGTAG
- the LOC123103833 gene encoding protein GAMETE EXPRESSED 2 isoform X2 — MPSSCTAGDSYGYGGTARPFARNTSRRLPPCTCSCTPRRILLSLPPRPSPATERNASLHVQSGSKSMANRAALSPRPILAISLLLCLAPLRPTAAQEQWPQYPITPRPAFMFRWVDDNGSFRAGDTATVMITSFYIPDANVSEVRRKAAFKVTLHGHGDKAGNSSYLTDVAVHLEGDLPSWNITLVPLRAGDFVALFEEERFFLGVDTLNFAVAARDVSPSASLASWTHLGGRRVAAGSRAFVSVFPRDALGNGLPRGADMPFGNWYFAVSWSYVNGTPVQFSGLEYNGWTEDACMSIEFVPTLAGDFLVHVHADNTKLRGSPLPLTVKPGLIDIAKSTAEWKHGTNAVQIFSKLEIFINQRDSFGNLVPGIHSFDAAVVESASRLSVPVGGLRIEAVAEGIQRLSFDVVEPGEFVLTIFETHLKQRLSDTVYVYHVFVGYCDGSKSIVNGSGLVQSVAGSPSSFMVYLVDQYGSPSPIDTKMLRVQILSRNGTSGVNPVITPVREPNETISTDGQTSNFNVSYAPEIAGEYEIWVLCGNVALNDGKPYNMTVSPGAVDTSLSTAPIFDPKAKRSVRNNVTVRLVDSFMNPVVSLEPKLRLQLTSANVTAPMNASSFTAGEFVNNRDGSYTAHYVARYLGLYGMCILFDSRQLAPCPFQVLVLPDEYFSEVREDHISVWEDESVSFDILSNDYIAVGLADVVNLSSPLHGAVLQYNPGYRYTPFERFFGNDSFSYTVSDKHGNVVSGTVFISVLCRPPQFISLPKQLHVTEDIIGPKFGGFPGIEMTYSDTSENISVTVRAQHGNVLLAPVPMKLQHLLDDTLSISRVGRSSQALKIQGVVEEINGALKYLQYIGNQDFYGDDVIMLYARNRNGRHRDELHVSVEPVNDPPVILAPKSIFLGGKESRDGYQIFDKQRDPFEFSIVEPDLRWYPGNKSHLLLVLSLEVFEGTLMMTLPASLVGRAELKTGGSNQWQSLQTYVAIAHHLVLRGTGIRLRLDVADCNSAMRRLFYQGGPSHATSLSITVNDLGNYGCYPDCSEMMSRPLQAEKTVQLSKRKAMNSTRAILTGSAIAIEILAMLCLGGVLLYFLVKCMCALRIERTRGRPGNEVRTSERTMSHQLMSSSPSDDAGYSSAPAAVLSMGGNRSGFRQRSCRSWKQQELEMQQLSGIRNDGNQDDQPVVDKDK, encoded by the exons ATGCCCTCCTCCTGTACAGCCGG GGACTCTTACGGTTACGGTGGTACTGCCCGCCCCTTCGCACGCAACACCAGCCGGCGGTTGCCGCCTTGCACTTGCAGTTGCACTCCCCGCCGCATTCTTCTTTCCCTCCCTCCACGACCATCTCCAGCAACCGAACGAAACGCATCCCTCCACGTCCAAAGCGGAAGCAAATCCATGGCGAACCGGGCCGCGCTCTCGCCGCGCCCGATCCTAGCCATCTCCCTCCTCCTGTGCCTGGCGCCGCTGCGCCCCACGGCCGCGCAGGAGCAATGGCCGCAATACCCCATCACGCCGCGGCCGGCGTTCATGTTCCGATGGGTGGACGACAACGGGTCGTTCCGGGCCGGCGACACCGCGACCGTCATGATCACCTCTTTCTACATCCCCGACGCCAACGTCTCCGAGGTGCGGCGCAAGGCGGCCTTCAAGGTCACCCTGCACGGCCACGGCGACAAGGCCGGCAACAGCAGCTACCTCACCGACGTCGCCGTGCACCTCGAGGGCGACCTGCCGTCCTGGAACATCACCCTCGTGCCCTTGCGGGCCGGGGACTTCGTCGCGCTCTTCGAGGAGGAGCGGTTCTTCCTCGGCGTGGACACGCTCaacttcgccgtcgccgcccgggacGTGAGCCCGTCCGCCTCCCTGGCCTCCTGGACGCACCTCGGCGGCCGCCGCGTCGCCGCCGGGTCCAGGGCGTTCGTGTCTGTCTTCCCCAGGGACGCGCTCGGCAACGGCCTCCCGCGGGGAGCCGACATGCCCTTCGGCAACTGGTACTTCGCCGTGTCCTGGTCCTACGTCAACGGGACGCCCGTCCAGTTCTCGGGCCTCGAGTACAACGGCTGGACGGAGGACGCGTGCATGAGCATCGAGTTCGTGCCGACTCTCGCCGGGGACTTCCTGGTGCACGTTCATGCCGACAACACCAAACTGCGCGGCTCGCCATTGCCGCTCACAGTGAAGCCAG GACTCATCGACATTGCGAAAAGCACGGCCGAGTGGAAGCATGGAACGAACGCCGTGCAGATATTCTCCAAGCTGGAGATCTTCATAAACCAGAGGGATTCGTTCGGAAACCTCGTCCCGGGGATCCACTCATTCGATGCTGCGGTGGTGGAGAGCGCCTCAAGGCTGTCGGTCCCGGTAGGGGGGCTCCGGATCGAAGCTGTCGCCGAGGGAATCCAGCGGCTCTCCTTCGACGTCGTGGAGCCCGGGGAGTTTGTGCTCACAATCTTTGAAACTCACCTCAAGCAGAGGCTTTCCGATACGGTGTACGTGTATCATGTCTTTGTAG GGTATTGCGACGGATCGAAAAGCATTGTTAATGGTTCTGGTTTGGTGCAATCTGTTGCTggctcaccatcatcattcatggTTTACCTGGTGGATCAGTATGGAAGCCCTTCTCCGATTGATACCAAAATGCTGCGAGTGCAAATTCTGAGCAGAAATGGCACGTCTGGTGTAAACCCAGTTATAACACCTGTAAGAGAACCAAATG AGACGATATCCACGGATGGACAAACAAGTAATTTCAATGTCTCGTATGCTCCTGAAATTGCCGGCGAGTATGAAATTTGGGTGTTGTGTGGGAACGTAGCGCTGAATGATGGAAAACCCTATAACATGACAGTCTCACCAG GTGCAGTTGACACATCTTTATCAACCGCTCCAATATTTGATCCAAAAGCCAAAAGATCAGTCAGAAACAATGTAACCGTTCGACTTGTCGACTCATTCATGAACCCAGTGGTATCTCTGGAGCCCAAACTGAGGCTTCAGCTAACATCTGCAAATGTAACGGCCCCGATGAACGCGTCAAGTTTCACCGCGGGGGAATTTGTCAACAACAGAGATGGATCATATACTGCTCATTATGTGGCTAGGTATCTTGGTTTATATGGCATGTGCATTCTGTTTGACAGCAGGCAGCTGGCTCCTTGTCCATTCCAGGTCCTTGTTCTTCCCG ACGAATACTTCTCTGAAGTTCGGGAAGATCACATTTCAGTTTGGGAGGATGAATCTGTTTCCTTTGATATCTTGTCAAATGACTACATTGCAGTAGGACTAGCTGACGTAGTTAATTTATCTTCA CCACTCCATGGAGCAGTCCTACAGTACAACCCGGGCTATCGCTACACACCTTTTGAACGGTTTTTTGGGAATGACTCCTTTTCATACACAGTATCTGATAAGCATGGCAACGTTGTCAGTGGCACAGTGTTCATATCTGTTCTGTGCAGACCACCTCAGTTCATCTCTTTGCCCAAACAACTGCATGTTACAGAAGATATAATTGGCCCAAAGTTTGG CGGGTTTCCGGGGATTGAAATGACATATTCAGACACATCAGAGAACATATCGGTTACAGTGAGAGCGCAGCACGGCAATGTTCTTCTTGCTCCAGTGCCAATGAAACTTCAACATCTATTAGATGATACGCTTTCAATCAGCAGGGTAGGCAGGTCTAGCCAAGCCTTGAAAATACAAGGGGTGGTGGAGGAAATAAATGGAGCGCTAAAATATCTTCAGTATATCGG AAACCAAGACTTCTACGGAGATGATGTTATAATGCTATATGCGAGGAACAGGAATGGTAGGCATCGTGATGAGTTACACGTCTCCGTGGAGCCGGTCAATGATCCTCCGGTTATACTGGCTCCGAAATCAATTTTCTTGGGTGGAAAAGAATCAAGAGATGGATATCAAATCTTTGACAAGCAGAGAGACCCATTTGAGTTCTCAATCGTCGAACCAGATCTTCGTTGGTACCCAG GGAACAAGTCTCACCTTCTGCTAGTGCTCTCCTTGGAAGTCTTTGAAGGAACCTTGATGATGACATTGCCAGCCAGTCTCGTCGGCAGGGCAGAGCTCAAGACTGGTGGCAGTAACCAGTGGCAGTCGCTTCAGACCTATGTGGCCATTGCACATCACTTGGTCTTGAGAGGAACTGGCATCAGGCTCCGCTTGGATGTCGCTGACTGCAACAGCGCAATGCGCCGGCTCTTTTACCAG GGTGGTCCAAGCCATGCCACAAGCTTATCCATCACCGTAAACGACCTGGGGAACTATGGGTGCTACCCAGATTGTTCAGAGATGATGTCAAGGCCATTGCAAGCAGAGAAGACTGTCCAGCTGAGCAAAAGGAAAGCAATGAACTCAACAAGAGCCATCT TGACCGGATCGGCAATCGCAATCGAGATCCTGGCAATGCTGTGCCTTGGCGGGGTTCTCCTGTATTTCCTTGTGAAATGCATGTGTGCCCTGAGGATTGAACGAACAAGAGGCCGCCCCGGCAATGAAGTTCGCACATCAGAACGAACCATGTCCCATCAACTT ATGAGTTCGTCACCCTCGGATGATGCTGGATATAGCTCTGCACCTGCAGCGGTGCTCTCCATGGGTGGAAACAGATCGGGTTTTAGGCAGCG GTCTTGTAGGTCATGGAAGCAGCAAGAACTGGAAATGCAGCAGTTATCTGGGATCAGAAACGATGGAAACCAAGATGATCAGCCTGTCGTAGACAAGGACAAGTAG
- the LOC123103833 gene encoding protein GAMETE EXPRESSED 2 isoform X3 — translation MFLCTQSHQGQLECRDSYGYGGTARPFARNTSRRLPPCTCSCTPRRILLSLPPRPSPATERNASLHVQSGSKSMANRAALSPRPILAISLLLCLAPLRPTAAQEQWPQYPITPRPAFMFRWVDDNGSFRAGDTATVMITSFYIPDANVSEVRRKAAFKVTLHGHGDKAGNSSYLTDVAVHLEGDLPSWNITLVPLRAGDFVALFEEERFFLGVDTLNFAVAARDVSPSASLASWTHLGGRRVAAGSRAFVSVFPRDALGNGLPRGADMPFGNWYFAVSWSYVNGTPVQFSGLEYNGWTEDACMSIEFVPTLAGDFLVHVHADNTKLRGSPLPLTVKPGLIDIAKSTAEWKHGTNAVQIFSKLEIFINQRDSFGNLVPGIHSFDAAVVESASRLSVPVGGLRIEAVAEGIQRLSFDVVEPGEFVLTIFETHLKQRLSDTVYVYHVFVGYCDGSKSIVNGSGLVQSVAGSPSSFMVYLVDQYGSPSPIDTKMLRVQILSRNGTSGVNPVITPVREPNETISTDGQTSNFNVSYAPEIAGEYEIWVLCGNVALNDGKPYNMTVSPGAVDTSLSTAPIFDPKAKRSVRNNVTVRLVDSFMNPVVSLEPKLRLQLTSANVTAPMNASSFTAGEFVNNRDGSYTAHYVARYLGLYGMCILFDSRQLAPCPFQVLVLPDEYFSEVREDHISVWEDESVSFDILSNDYIAVGLADVVNLSSPLHGAVLQYNPGYRYTPFERFFGNDSFSYTVSDKHGNVVSGTVFISVLCRPPQFISLPKQLHVTEDIIGPKFGGFPGIEMTYSDTSENISVTVRAQHGNVLLAPVPMKLQHLLDDTLSISRVGRSSQALKIQGVVEEINGALKYLQYIGNQDFYGDDVIMLYARNRNGRHRDELHVSVEPVNDPPVILAPKSIFLGGKESRDGYQIFDKQRDPFEFSIVEPDLRWYPGNKSHLLLVLSLEVFEGTLMMTLPASLVGRAELKTGGSNQWQSLQTYVAIAHHLVLRGTGIRLRLDVADCNSAMRRLFYQVFPLLPRWSKPCHKLIHHRKRPGELWVLPRLFRDDVKAIASREDCPAEQKESNELNKSHLDRIGNRNRDPGNAVPWRGSPVFPCEMHVCPED, via the exons ATGTTTCTTTGTACACAGTCACACCAAGGCCAGTTGGAATGCAGGGACTCTTACGGTTACGGTGGTACTGCCCGCCCCTTCGCACGCAACACCAGCCGGCGGTTGCCGCCTTGCACTTGCAGTTGCACTCCCCGCCGCATTCTTCTTTCCCTCCCTCCACGACCATCTCCAGCAACCGAACGAAACGCATCCCTCCACGTCCAAAGCGGAAGCAAATCCATGGCGAACCGGGCCGCGCTCTCGCCGCGCCCGATCCTAGCCATCTCCCTCCTCCTGTGCCTGGCGCCGCTGCGCCCCACGGCCGCGCAGGAGCAATGGCCGCAATACCCCATCACGCCGCGGCCGGCGTTCATGTTCCGATGGGTGGACGACAACGGGTCGTTCCGGGCCGGCGACACCGCGACCGTCATGATCACCTCTTTCTACATCCCCGACGCCAACGTCTCCGAGGTGCGGCGCAAGGCGGCCTTCAAGGTCACCCTGCACGGCCACGGCGACAAGGCCGGCAACAGCAGCTACCTCACCGACGTCGCCGTGCACCTCGAGGGCGACCTGCCGTCCTGGAACATCACCCTCGTGCCCTTGCGGGCCGGGGACTTCGTCGCGCTCTTCGAGGAGGAGCGGTTCTTCCTCGGCGTGGACACGCTCaacttcgccgtcgccgcccgggacGTGAGCCCGTCCGCCTCCCTGGCCTCCTGGACGCACCTCGGCGGCCGCCGCGTCGCCGCCGGGTCCAGGGCGTTCGTGTCTGTCTTCCCCAGGGACGCGCTCGGCAACGGCCTCCCGCGGGGAGCCGACATGCCCTTCGGCAACTGGTACTTCGCCGTGTCCTGGTCCTACGTCAACGGGACGCCCGTCCAGTTCTCGGGCCTCGAGTACAACGGCTGGACGGAGGACGCGTGCATGAGCATCGAGTTCGTGCCGACTCTCGCCGGGGACTTCCTGGTGCACGTTCATGCCGACAACACCAAACTGCGCGGCTCGCCATTGCCGCTCACAGTGAAGCCAG GACTCATCGACATTGCGAAAAGCACGGCCGAGTGGAAGCATGGAACGAACGCCGTGCAGATATTCTCCAAGCTGGAGATCTTCATAAACCAGAGGGATTCGTTCGGAAACCTCGTCCCGGGGATCCACTCATTCGATGCTGCGGTGGTGGAGAGCGCCTCAAGGCTGTCGGTCCCGGTAGGGGGGCTCCGGATCGAAGCTGTCGCCGAGGGAATCCAGCGGCTCTCCTTCGACGTCGTGGAGCCCGGGGAGTTTGTGCTCACAATCTTTGAAACTCACCTCAAGCAGAGGCTTTCCGATACGGTGTACGTGTATCATGTCTTTGTAG GGTATTGCGACGGATCGAAAAGCATTGTTAATGGTTCTGGTTTGGTGCAATCTGTTGCTggctcaccatcatcattcatggTTTACCTGGTGGATCAGTATGGAAGCCCTTCTCCGATTGATACCAAAATGCTGCGAGTGCAAATTCTGAGCAGAAATGGCACGTCTGGTGTAAACCCAGTTATAACACCTGTAAGAGAACCAAATG AGACGATATCCACGGATGGACAAACAAGTAATTTCAATGTCTCGTATGCTCCTGAAATTGCCGGCGAGTATGAAATTTGGGTGTTGTGTGGGAACGTAGCGCTGAATGATGGAAAACCCTATAACATGACAGTCTCACCAG GTGCAGTTGACACATCTTTATCAACCGCTCCAATATTTGATCCAAAAGCCAAAAGATCAGTCAGAAACAATGTAACCGTTCGACTTGTCGACTCATTCATGAACCCAGTGGTATCTCTGGAGCCCAAACTGAGGCTTCAGCTAACATCTGCAAATGTAACGGCCCCGATGAACGCGTCAAGTTTCACCGCGGGGGAATTTGTCAACAACAGAGATGGATCATATACTGCTCATTATGTGGCTAGGTATCTTGGTTTATATGGCATGTGCATTCTGTTTGACAGCAGGCAGCTGGCTCCTTGTCCATTCCAGGTCCTTGTTCTTCCCG ACGAATACTTCTCTGAAGTTCGGGAAGATCACATTTCAGTTTGGGAGGATGAATCTGTTTCCTTTGATATCTTGTCAAATGACTACATTGCAGTAGGACTAGCTGACGTAGTTAATTTATCTTCA CCACTCCATGGAGCAGTCCTACAGTACAACCCGGGCTATCGCTACACACCTTTTGAACGGTTTTTTGGGAATGACTCCTTTTCATACACAGTATCTGATAAGCATGGCAACGTTGTCAGTGGCACAGTGTTCATATCTGTTCTGTGCAGACCACCTCAGTTCATCTCTTTGCCCAAACAACTGCATGTTACAGAAGATATAATTGGCCCAAAGTTTGG CGGGTTTCCGGGGATTGAAATGACATATTCAGACACATCAGAGAACATATCGGTTACAGTGAGAGCGCAGCACGGCAATGTTCTTCTTGCTCCAGTGCCAATGAAACTTCAACATCTATTAGATGATACGCTTTCAATCAGCAGGGTAGGCAGGTCTAGCCAAGCCTTGAAAATACAAGGGGTGGTGGAGGAAATAAATGGAGCGCTAAAATATCTTCAGTATATCGG AAACCAAGACTTCTACGGAGATGATGTTATAATGCTATATGCGAGGAACAGGAATGGTAGGCATCGTGATGAGTTACACGTCTCCGTGGAGCCGGTCAATGATCCTCCGGTTATACTGGCTCCGAAATCAATTTTCTTGGGTGGAAAAGAATCAAGAGATGGATATCAAATCTTTGACAAGCAGAGAGACCCATTTGAGTTCTCAATCGTCGAACCAGATCTTCGTTGGTACCCAG GGAACAAGTCTCACCTTCTGCTAGTGCTCTCCTTGGAAGTCTTTGAAGGAACCTTGATGATGACATTGCCAGCCAGTCTCGTCGGCAGGGCAGAGCTCAAGACTGGTGGCAGTAACCAGTGGCAGTCGCTTCAGACCTATGTGGCCATTGCACATCACTTGGTCTTGAGAGGAACTGGCATCAGGCTCCGCTTGGATGTCGCTGACTGCAACAGCGCAATGCGCCGGCTCTTTTACCAGGTGTTTCCTCTTTTACCAA GGTGGTCCAAGCCATGCCACAAGCTTATCCATCACCGTAAACGACCTGGGGAACTATGGGTGCTACCCAGATTGTTCAGAGATGATGTCAAGGCCATTGCAAGCAGAGAAGACTGTCCAGCTGAGCAAAAGGAAAGCAATGAACTCAACAAGAGCCATCT TGACCGGATCGGCAATCGCAATCGAGATCCTGGCAATGCTGTGCCTTGGCGGGGTTCTCCTGTATTTCCTTGTGAAATGCATGTGTGCCCTGAGGATTGA